A stretch of Oryza brachyantha chromosome 4, ObraRS2, whole genome shotgun sequence DNA encodes these proteins:
- the LOC102707863 gene encoding EH domain-containing protein 1-like isoform X1, with protein sequence MGSDSPPTRWGPREQRETYLRWFSLADDDGDGRVTGKDALKFFAMSNLSRPDLKQVWAIADSKRQGYLGFSEFMTAMQLVSLAQAGNEISQDILAHADLDMLKPPTMEGLDKKLKKNYVSKSHSNIVVCHPSESPASANWFNSKSGKKIPLRSVTSIIDGLKKSYIEKLRPLEKTYQFDDFVSPLLTSSDFDAKPMVMLLGQYSTGKTTFIKHLLKTSYPGAHIGPEPTTDRFVVITSGPDERCIPGNTIAVQADMPYSGLSSFGTAFLSKFECSQMPHPLLEHINFVDTPGVLSGEKQRTQRSYDFTGVTSWFAAKCDLILLLFDPHKLDISDEFKRVIGSLRGHDDKIRIVLNKADQVDAQQLMRVYGALLWSLGKVLNTPEVMRVYIGSFNDKPIKESAAGPLGIELFEKEQDDLLSDLNNIPKKACDRRINEFVKRARSAKVHAHIISHLKKEMPALMGKAKAQQRLLDGLDEEFAKVQKELHLPAGDFPGVDEYREALSAYNFDKFEKLKPKLVQGVDDMLAYDIPDLLKSFRNPYE encoded by the exons ATGGGATCGgactcgccgccgacgagatgGGGACCCAGGGAGCAGCGCGAGACCTACCTCCGCTGGTTCTCACTCGCCGACGACG ACGGAGACGGGCGCGTGACGGGGAAAGATGCGCTCAAGTTCTTCGCCATGTCGAATCTCTCCCGGCCCGACCTCAAGCAG GTTTGGGCAATTGCGGATTCCAAGCGTCAGGGTTATCTTGGATTTTCGGAATTTATGACTGCAATGCAG CTGGTTTCTCTTGCACAAGCTGGGAACGAGATCAGTCAGGACATCCTTGCACATGCAG ATTTGGATATGTTGAAACCCCCGACAATGGAAGGTCTGGATAAAAAACTA aaaaagaattatGTGAGCAAGAGCCACTCCAATATTGTCG TATGTCATCCATCAGAATCGCCTGCATCAGCCAACTGGTTTAACTCCAAGTCAGGAAAGAAG ATTCCTCTAAGATCAGTTACTTCGATCATTGATGGGTTAAAGAAATCATACATTGAGAAGTTGAGGCCCctagaaaaaacatatcagTTCGATGACTTTGTTTCACCTTTGCTG ACTAGCAGTGATTTTGATGCGAAGCCAATGGTCATGTTACTGGGCCAGTATTCCACGGGAAAAACCACATTCATAAAGCATTTACTGAAGACAAGTTATCCAG GTGCTCATATTGGTCCGGAGCCTACAACCGACAGATTTGTTGTCATCACA TCTGGACCTGATGAAAGATGCATCCCTGGAAACACAATTGCCGTGCAAGCTGACATGCCTTATAGTGGCCTATCATCTTTTGGGACAGCATTTCTATCGAAGTTCGAATGTTCTCAGATGCCTCATCCA CTATTGGAGCATATAAACTTTGTGGACACCCCTGGGGTTTTATCAGGTGAAAAGCAGCGAACACAACGCAGCTATGACTTCACTGGAGTTACATCATGGTTTGCGGCCAAGTGTGATCTTATTCTTCTCCTATTTGATCCCCATAAGCTTGATATCAGCGATGAGTTCAAGCGTGTAATTGGATCACTTCGAGGGCATGATGACAAAATACGTATAGTTCTAAACAAAGCAGACCAAGTTGATGCACAACAG CTCATGAGGGTCTATGGAGCACTGCTATGGTCGCTTGGAAAAGTCCTGAACACACCAGAAGTCATGCGTGTCTACATAGG TTCATTTAACGACAAGCCGATTAAGGAGTCAGCAGCTGGGCCATTGGGTATAGAACTGTTTGAGAAAGAACAGGATGACCTGCTCTCCGACCTGAACAACATTCCAAAGAAAGCCTGCGACCGTCGA ATCAACGAATTTGTGAAGCGTGCGAGATCAGCCAAGGTCCACGCGCACATCATCAGCCACCTGAAGAAGGAGATGCCGGCCCTGATGGGCAAGGCCAAGGCACAGCAGCGGCTGCTGGACGGCCTCGACGAGGAGTTCGCCAAGGTTCAGAAGGAGCTGCACCTGCCGGCCGGCGACTTCCCCGGCGTGGACGAGTACAGGGAGGCCCTGAGCGCCTACAACTTTGACAAGTTCGAGAAGCTGAAGCCCAAGCTGGTGCAGGGCGTCGACGACATGCTGGCCTACGACATCCCCGATCTCCTCAAGAGTTTCAGGAACCCCTACGAATGA
- the LOC102707863 gene encoding EH domain-containing protein 1-like isoform X2, whose protein sequence is MTAMQLVSLAQAGNEISQDILAHADLDMLKPPTMEGLDKKLKKNYVSKSHSNIVVCHPSESPASANWFNSKSGKKIPLRSVTSIIDGLKKSYIEKLRPLEKTYQFDDFVSPLLTSSDFDAKPMVMLLGQYSTGKTTFIKHLLKTSYPGAHIGPEPTTDRFVVITSGPDERCIPGNTIAVQADMPYSGLSSFGTAFLSKFECSQMPHPLLEHINFVDTPGVLSGEKQRTQRSYDFTGVTSWFAAKCDLILLLFDPHKLDISDEFKRVIGSLRGHDDKIRIVLNKADQVDAQQLMRVYGALLWSLGKVLNTPEVMRVYIGSFNDKPIKESAAGPLGIELFEKEQDDLLSDLNNIPKKACDRRINEFVKRARSAKVHAHIISHLKKEMPALMGKAKAQQRLLDGLDEEFAKVQKELHLPAGDFPGVDEYREALSAYNFDKFEKLKPKLVQGVDDMLAYDIPDLLKSFRNPYE, encoded by the exons ATGACTGCAATGCAG CTGGTTTCTCTTGCACAAGCTGGGAACGAGATCAGTCAGGACATCCTTGCACATGCAG ATTTGGATATGTTGAAACCCCCGACAATGGAAGGTCTGGATAAAAAACTA aaaaagaattatGTGAGCAAGAGCCACTCCAATATTGTCG TATGTCATCCATCAGAATCGCCTGCATCAGCCAACTGGTTTAACTCCAAGTCAGGAAAGAAG ATTCCTCTAAGATCAGTTACTTCGATCATTGATGGGTTAAAGAAATCATACATTGAGAAGTTGAGGCCCctagaaaaaacatatcagTTCGATGACTTTGTTTCACCTTTGCTG ACTAGCAGTGATTTTGATGCGAAGCCAATGGTCATGTTACTGGGCCAGTATTCCACGGGAAAAACCACATTCATAAAGCATTTACTGAAGACAAGTTATCCAG GTGCTCATATTGGTCCGGAGCCTACAACCGACAGATTTGTTGTCATCACA TCTGGACCTGATGAAAGATGCATCCCTGGAAACACAATTGCCGTGCAAGCTGACATGCCTTATAGTGGCCTATCATCTTTTGGGACAGCATTTCTATCGAAGTTCGAATGTTCTCAGATGCCTCATCCA CTATTGGAGCATATAAACTTTGTGGACACCCCTGGGGTTTTATCAGGTGAAAAGCAGCGAACACAACGCAGCTATGACTTCACTGGAGTTACATCATGGTTTGCGGCCAAGTGTGATCTTATTCTTCTCCTATTTGATCCCCATAAGCTTGATATCAGCGATGAGTTCAAGCGTGTAATTGGATCACTTCGAGGGCATGATGACAAAATACGTATAGTTCTAAACAAAGCAGACCAAGTTGATGCACAACAG CTCATGAGGGTCTATGGAGCACTGCTATGGTCGCTTGGAAAAGTCCTGAACACACCAGAAGTCATGCGTGTCTACATAGG TTCATTTAACGACAAGCCGATTAAGGAGTCAGCAGCTGGGCCATTGGGTATAGAACTGTTTGAGAAAGAACAGGATGACCTGCTCTCCGACCTGAACAACATTCCAAAGAAAGCCTGCGACCGTCGA ATCAACGAATTTGTGAAGCGTGCGAGATCAGCCAAGGTCCACGCGCACATCATCAGCCACCTGAAGAAGGAGATGCCGGCCCTGATGGGCAAGGCCAAGGCACAGCAGCGGCTGCTGGACGGCCTCGACGAGGAGTTCGCCAAGGTTCAGAAGGAGCTGCACCTGCCGGCCGGCGACTTCCCCGGCGTGGACGAGTACAGGGAGGCCCTGAGCGCCTACAACTTTGACAAGTTCGAGAAGCTGAAGCCCAAGCTGGTGCAGGGCGTCGACGACATGCTGGCCTACGACATCCCCGATCTCCTCAAGAGTTTCAGGAACCCCTACGAATGA
- the LOC102708148 gene encoding uncharacterized protein LOC102708148, translated as MKKLYQGKGRRVHPAPADAAVAVVALPAAVLALASALTAEEQEVLAYLLSGGGAAGGRRRRRGAHPPEMGCGCFTCYKSFWARWDASPNRHLIHRIIDAVEEGSGGGGGGGTGPPRRPPRRRRRGGRRGGGDGEEDASDIKEADVNVEHHQACGFDGEEEGDYEGDGDDEEEERDSMDGDADDETTLSESDCSSSSSGNVNAEKSTVGRLVRFIGEKVWGAWN; from the coding sequence ATGAAGAAGCTGTACCAGGGGAAGGGCCGGAGGGTGcacccggcgccggcggatgCTGCCGTGGCGGTGGTTGCGCTGCCGGCCGCTGTGCTGGCGCTGGCGTCGGCGCTCACggcggaggagcaggaggTGCTCGCCTACCTGCTATCTGGAGGTGGGGCCGCCgggggacgccgccgccgccgcggggcccACCCGCCGGAGATGGGGTGCGGGTGCTTCACGTGCTACAAGAGCTTCTGGGCGCGCTGGGACGCGTCCCCCAACCGCCATCTCATTCACCGCATCATCGACGCAGTGGAggagggcagcggcggcggaggaggaggaggaaccggtcccccgcgccgccctccccgtcgtcgccgacgcggcggccgacgcggaggcggcgacggcgaggaggatgcAAGTGACATCAAGGAGGCAGACGTCAACGTGGAGCACCACCAAGCCTGCGGCTTtgatggcgaggaggagggcgactacgagggcgatggcgacgacgaggaggaagagcgTGACAGCATGGACGGCGATGCGGACGACGAGACGACGTTGAGCGAGAGCgattgcagcagcagcagcagcggcaacgTCAACGCCGAGAAGAGCACGGTGGGGAGGCTGGTCCGCTTCATCGGGGAGAAGGTGTGGGGTGCTTGGAACTGA